One window of the Streptomyces asoensis genome contains the following:
- a CDS encoding response regulator, whose product MATRVMVVDDQAVVRAGFAAIVDAEPDLTVVGEAGDGASAVELAGREAPDLVLMDIRMPGMDGLTATRLITAPESGPRVLVLTTFDLDAHVYEALRAGASGFLLKDAQPEELLTALRVVASGDGILAPAVTRRLIDAFAQGAPPPPAVTGALGGLTPREREVLLHIASGLANAEIAAALGVTTGTVKTHVNALLGKLGLRDRVQATILAYESGLIRPRGAPAG is encoded by the coding sequence GTGGCCACACGTGTGATGGTCGTCGACGACCAGGCAGTGGTCCGCGCCGGGTTCGCCGCCATCGTCGACGCCGAACCCGACCTGACCGTGGTCGGCGAGGCCGGGGACGGCGCGAGCGCCGTGGAGCTCGCCGGCCGCGAGGCACCCGACCTGGTCCTGATGGACATCCGGATGCCCGGCATGGACGGCCTGACCGCCACCCGACTCATCACCGCGCCGGAGTCGGGACCCCGCGTCCTGGTGCTCACCACCTTCGACCTCGACGCCCATGTGTACGAGGCGCTGCGCGCCGGCGCCTCGGGCTTCCTGCTCAAGGACGCCCAGCCCGAGGAACTCCTGACCGCGCTCCGGGTCGTCGCGTCCGGCGACGGGATCCTCGCCCCGGCCGTCACCCGCCGCCTGATCGACGCCTTCGCCCAGGGCGCGCCCCCGCCGCCCGCCGTCACCGGCGCCCTCGGCGGGCTCACCCCACGCGAACGGGAAGTGCTGCTGCACATCGCCTCGGGCCTGGCCAACGCGGAGATCGCGGCCGCCCTGGGCGTCACCACCGGAACGGTCAAGACCCATGTCAACGCCCTGCTCGGCAAGCTGGGGCTACGGGACCGGGTGCAGGCGACCATCCTGGCCTACGAGAGCGGGCTGATCCGCCCCCGCGGCGCGCCGGCCGGCTGA
- a CDS encoding ABC transporter ATP-binding protein, whose translation MNAAIALTGVSKAYPGGVRALDDVSLTVERGTFLAVMGPSGSGKSTLMHCAAGLDSPTSGSVRIDGHEIAGLNETRRTELRRERVGFVFQAYNLIPSLSIEDNITLPLRLAGRTPDRDWLRTLVERVGLADRLANRPAELSGGQQQRAAVVRALVARPAVVFADEPTGALDLRSAHEVLDLLRDLVADLRQTVVMVTHDPAAAARAHHVLVMADGRVVEALDAPTAPELASRLVALGEV comes from the coding sequence ATGAACGCCGCCATCGCCCTGACCGGCGTCAGCAAGGCGTACCCGGGCGGCGTACGGGCCCTCGACGACGTGTCGTTGACCGTGGAACGCGGCACCTTCCTCGCCGTGATGGGGCCGTCGGGTTCCGGCAAGAGCACGCTGATGCACTGTGCCGCCGGGCTGGACTCCCCGACGTCGGGCAGCGTCCGCATCGACGGCCACGAGATCGCCGGGCTGAACGAGACCCGGCGCACCGAACTGCGCCGGGAACGCGTCGGCTTCGTGTTCCAGGCGTACAACCTGATCCCCTCGCTCAGCATCGAGGACAACATCACGCTGCCGCTGCGGCTGGCGGGACGCACCCCGGACCGCGACTGGCTGCGGACGCTGGTGGAACGGGTCGGACTGGCCGACCGGCTGGCCAACCGCCCCGCCGAACTCTCCGGCGGCCAGCAGCAACGCGCCGCCGTGGTACGGGCGTTGGTGGCCAGACCGGCCGTCGTGTTCGCCGACGAACCGACCGGCGCGCTCGATCTGCGCAGTGCCCACGAGGTCCTCGACCTGCTGCGCGACCTGGTCGCCGATCTGCGCCAGACGGTGGTGATGGTCACCCACGATCCGGCCGCCGCGGCCCGCGCACACCACGTCCTGGTGATGGCCGACGGCCGGGTGGTCGAGGCCCTCGACGCGCCTACCGCCCCCGAACTGGCAAGCCGTCTGGTCGCGTTGGGAGAGGTCTGA
- a CDS encoding polysaccharide deacetylase family protein: MDRRIRGAALACVLLATSVATGCAAEPPTEPRRPAAPSRSVPATPSPRGEAGARAGVEAAYAKWDIEPLAAPPAPPDAKPVGLPAAGGQVPVISEIPTQEKIVFLTFDDGAEKDPEFVTMMRELKIPFTMFLTDSAISADYGYFGKLQALGDGVQNHTLTHPNLRTLGAAAQKQEICGQQTKLKDRYGIMPRLFRPPYGNWNEDTRAAAASCGVEAIVLWRESMQITNMQYQRGDKKLHPGDIVLAHFRGPSELKGTTMTEMTANLLRHIQEQGFTVARLEDYL; the protein is encoded by the coding sequence ATGGACAGGCGGATCAGAGGGGCGGCGCTGGCCTGCGTCCTTCTCGCGACGAGCGTCGCGACGGGCTGCGCGGCCGAGCCCCCGACGGAGCCCCGCCGTCCCGCCGCACCGTCCCGCTCCGTACCGGCCACCCCGTCGCCCCGCGGCGAGGCGGGTGCGCGGGCGGGTGTCGAGGCCGCGTACGCCAAGTGGGACATCGAGCCGCTGGCCGCACCGCCCGCTCCGCCCGACGCCAAGCCGGTCGGGCTGCCGGCCGCCGGCGGTCAGGTGCCGGTGATCAGCGAGATACCCACCCAGGAGAAGATCGTCTTTCTCACCTTCGACGACGGGGCGGAGAAGGACCCGGAGTTCGTGACGATGATGCGGGAGCTGAAGATCCCCTTCACGATGTTCCTGACGGACTCCGCCATCAGCGCCGACTACGGCTACTTCGGCAAGCTCCAGGCCCTCGGCGACGGCGTCCAGAACCACACGCTGACCCATCCGAACCTCCGCACCCTGGGCGCGGCCGCGCAGAAACAGGAGATCTGCGGCCAGCAGACCAAGCTGAAGGATCGATACGGCATCATGCCGCGGCTGTTCCGTCCGCCCTACGGCAACTGGAACGAGGACACCCGGGCCGCCGCCGCGTCCTGCGGTGTCGAGGCGATCGTCCTGTGGCGCGAGTCCATGCAGATCACCAACATGCAGTACCAGCGCGGCGACAAGAAGCTCCACCCGGGCGACATCGTTCTCGCCCACTTCCGCGGGCCGTCCGAGCTCAAGGGCACCACCATGACCGAGATGACGGCGAACCTGCTGCGGCACATCCAGGAACAGGGTTTCACGGTCGCCCGCCTCGAGGACTACCTCTAG
- a CDS encoding CotH kinase family protein yields MTAPRKRLAHRIPLRVRHHWKPAGSLAVGLSVLLIFFGDVRVTPFVTSASTADGDEITENVTGAVDLFDDSRTHSIQLEYSETDFADMMEKYQDEGEKEYIKADLTVDGVYLNDVGIRLKGNSTLQSLRGGGMGGGGQGGPAGQNGGERNGGQQQNTGPQNGDQQQNGDQQQAPQGGGMGAGGGGGGMTQFSLSASKPEELPWLISIDEYVEGRAYEGHRELSLRPGVDEALPLNEALSLSLMKKSGQTAEKFAFTAVKVNNRPVATRLMVENPSKDYVDAELGTTGVAYKARAGSSFDYVGDDPTDYEESFKQLNLKGSQDLSPVMKLLRWVNQASDAEFAADLDKYVDVESFSEYVATQNLLLNFDDMAGPGKNYVLWYDLGTKKFSVLGWDFNLTFSGTASTGPDDSTSMGGGGGGGGAGGGMPGATAQEGAADTPSGTPSGMPQAPGNGQQDGRQDGDTAEAGGPGGGGGGGMGGNLLKERFLAADAFDDAYHAAYKKLYQEFYASGYALDALDSLAAQAKRAGADTSGVSATAKSLSGTVTSRTESLAKNEVITG; encoded by the coding sequence ATGACCGCCCCCCGCAAGCGGCTGGCGCACCGCATCCCGTTGCGGGTTCGCCATCACTGGAAGCCGGCCGGCTCCCTCGCCGTGGGGCTCTCGGTTCTGCTGATCTTCTTCGGGGACGTACGCGTCACCCCCTTCGTCACCAGTGCCTCCACGGCGGACGGGGACGAGATCACGGAGAACGTCACGGGGGCGGTCGACCTGTTCGACGACTCGCGGACGCACTCGATCCAACTCGAGTACAGCGAGACCGACTTCGCGGACATGATGGAGAAGTACCAGGACGAGGGCGAGAAGGAGTACATCAAGGCCGATCTCACCGTCGACGGCGTGTACCTGAACGACGTCGGTATCCGCCTCAAGGGCAACTCCACGCTCCAGAGCCTGCGCGGCGGCGGCATGGGAGGCGGCGGCCAGGGCGGCCCCGCGGGACAGAACGGCGGCGAGCGGAACGGCGGTCAGCAGCAGAACACCGGGCCGCAGAACGGCGACCAGCAGCAGAACGGTGACCAGCAGCAGGCTCCCCAGGGCGGCGGCATGGGAGCGGGCGGTGGCGGCGGCGGTATGACGCAGTTCAGCCTCTCCGCCTCCAAACCCGAGGAACTGCCCTGGCTCATCAGCATCGACGAGTACGTCGAGGGCCGCGCCTACGAGGGCCACCGCGAGCTCTCGCTCCGCCCCGGTGTCGACGAGGCCCTGCCGCTGAACGAGGCCCTGTCGCTGTCGCTGATGAAGAAGTCCGGCCAGACGGCCGAGAAGTTCGCCTTCACCGCCGTGAAGGTCAACAACCGTCCGGTCGCGACCCGGCTCATGGTCGAGAATCCGAGCAAGGACTACGTCGACGCGGAGCTCGGCACCACGGGCGTGGCGTACAAGGCCCGGGCGGGCAGCAGCTTCGACTACGTGGGAGACGACCCCACCGACTACGAGGAGTCCTTCAAGCAGCTCAACCTCAAAGGCAGCCAGGACCTCTCGCCGGTGATGAAGCTCCTCAGGTGGGTCAACCAGGCGTCGGACGCGGAGTTCGCCGCGGACCTCGACAAGTACGTCGACGTGGAGTCCTTCTCGGAGTACGTGGCGACGCAGAACCTGCTCCTGAACTTCGACGACATGGCCGGGCCGGGCAAGAACTACGTGCTCTGGTACGACCTCGGCACCAAGAAGTTCTCCGTCCTCGGCTGGGACTTCAACCTGACCTTCAGCGGCACCGCCAGCACCGGGCCCGACGACAGTACGAGCATGGGCGGAGGCGGCGGAGGCGGTGGTGCCGGTGGCGGGATGCCGGGTGCCACCGCGCAGGAAGGAGCGGCGGACACGCCGTCCGGTACACCGTCCGGGATGCCGCAGGCTCCGGGGAACGGTCAGCAGGACGGCCGGCAGGACGGAGACACGGCGGAGGCCGGCGGTCCGGGCGGCGGCGGAGGCGGCGGCATGGGCGGCAACCTGCTCAAGGAGCGGTTCCTGGCGGCGGACGCCTTCGACGACGCGTATCACGCGGCGTACAAGAAGCTCTACCAGGAGTTCTACGCCTCGGGGTACGCGCTCGACGCCCTCGACTCGCTCGCCGCGCAGGCGAAGCGGGCGGGCGCCGACACCTCCGGAGTCTCCGCCACCGCGAAGTCCCTGAGCGGCACGGTCACCTCACGGACCGAGAGTCTCGCGAAGAACGAGGTGATCACCGGCTGA
- a CDS encoding DUF5990 family protein has product MRIRIDAVDLPGLTRPASADGKVPAYGNLHVAVQRRDRPAELLEPQPGDAPSATWTLECTTSASPTGTEVRGPYVQDRLGRRFVYLSWGTVDESGVFTMFRRAKLMLDAVPADVLDAAAQNGLLVGRLGLTDAQGGPLCARVEPPHITWTAERAD; this is encoded by the coding sequence ATGCGTATCCGCATCGACGCCGTCGACCTGCCCGGCCTCACCCGACCGGCCTCCGCCGACGGCAAGGTCCCCGCCTACGGCAACCTGCACGTCGCCGTGCAGCGTCGCGACCGTCCGGCCGAACTGCTCGAGCCGCAGCCCGGCGACGCGCCGTCCGCGACCTGGACCCTGGAATGCACCACCAGTGCCTCGCCGACCGGCACCGAGGTCAGAGGGCCCTATGTCCAGGACCGTCTGGGCCGGCGGTTCGTCTACCTGTCGTGGGGCACGGTCGACGAGTCGGGCGTCTTCACGATGTTCCGCCGCGCCAAACTCATGCTCGACGCCGTCCCCGCCGACGTGCTCGACGCCGCCGCCCAGAACGGACTGCTGGTCGGACGGCTCGGCCTGACCGACGCGCAGGGCGGCCCCCTCTGCGCGCGCGTCGAGCCCCCGCACATCACCTGGACCGCCGAACGCGCCGACTAG
- a CDS encoding response regulator transcription factor, which translates to MRIVIAEDDPLLREGLALLLRAESLDVVATAGTADEALDAIDAHEPDVAILDVRMPPTHTDEGIVAAVEARRRRPGLAVLVLSAYVEQSFATELLSGGVQGLGYLLKERVGRVEEFLDALRRVAAGGTAIDPEVVAQLFTRSRQDTRLERLSPRERDVLALMAEGLGNSAVAERLVVTDGAVHKHIRSIFAKLDLSPTDQVDRRVAAVLRYLEAVGAGGQPAGAPRGRISPLS; encoded by the coding sequence ATGCGGATCGTGATCGCCGAGGACGACCCGTTGCTGCGCGAGGGGCTCGCCCTGCTGCTGCGTGCCGAGTCCCTCGACGTGGTGGCCACCGCCGGCACCGCCGACGAGGCGCTGGACGCCATCGACGCGCACGAGCCGGACGTCGCCATCCTCGACGTCCGGATGCCGCCGACCCACACCGACGAGGGGATCGTCGCGGCGGTCGAGGCCAGGCGCAGGCGGCCCGGTCTGGCCGTGCTCGTGCTGTCCGCGTACGTCGAGCAGAGCTTCGCCACCGAGCTGCTCAGCGGCGGTGTGCAGGGGCTCGGCTATCTGCTCAAGGAGCGGGTCGGCCGGGTGGAGGAGTTCCTGGACGCGCTGCGCCGGGTCGCGGCGGGCGGCACCGCCATCGACCCCGAGGTCGTCGCCCAGCTGTTCACCCGCTCGCGCCAGGACACCCGGCTGGAGCGGCTCAGCCCCCGTGAGCGGGACGTACTCGCACTGATGGCCGAGGGGCTGGGCAACTCGGCCGTCGCCGAACGGCTCGTCGTCACCGACGGCGCCGTCCACAAGCACATCCGTAGCATCTTCGCCAAGCTCGACCTGTCGCCGACGGACCAGGTGGACCGGCGGGTCGCGGCCGTCCTGCGGTATCTGGAGGCGGTCGGCGCGGGAGGTCAGCCGGCCGGCGCGCCGCGGGGGCGGATCAGCCCGCTCTCGTAG
- a CDS encoding ABC transporter permease: MFRLAIHMVGHRIAALIAVACAVLGGAALITATGVLAESGLRSHLPAGRLAGADVVVAADQEFHPAGEPPLALPERRRVPSRLVGELAGLPGVTAAVGDISFPAALLDARGRVVPAGDPQVAGHGWSSTKLVKPSAGAQLDGGAPTGSGEVAVDSATAAAAGIEAGDSVRVVVDGRPAAGYRVSAVVDAPGAGIFFADPTAAHLAGRADRVDLVGLRTEPGAGQRVAAEVRTRLKGTGLLTVTGADRGDTAAPGAGASRSLLVLLAGSLSGIVLLITGFVMASALAVSIAGQRRDLALMRAVGATPRQIRRLAAAQSTVVAAVALGPGVGLGYLLAGQFRRLLADRGVVPSELPLTYSPLPALAAILLLVLAVQVSARCSAWRTSRMPATEAVAESRSEPREPSRTRTRVGVLVIVAATALSALPLFSRTVIGATATSIAGILGAIGLALAGPALVRGVGGAAARATGSGASAPTWLAMANLRSYALRNAGIVSTLAMAVVFVLTYTLTQTTVLAATADDTRTGTLAQQRLTAPGLGGLPTDTLAAVRNTPGVRAAAPVGTTTVVWQYRQFGDTVSESGPATILTPDASEVLDLDVRDGSLDRLRGATVAVSGDAARTRSATVGRRVSLVLGDGARVVAEVVAVYDRGLGFGEVVLSHDLAAGHTTTTLDQSLLIRTDGTATARQSLTALAASRPGLALQPASLPSAGGLKDAPPEVWINLATIVVLLVYLLLSIANKLVAATAQRRVELGALRLNGTTPRQIRSMMRREAAVTAATALVTALLLSALPLALLGQGFLGRPWPAGPVWLLPGLALTVTVTAFLTIELPTRQALRTAPAEAIRAH, encoded by the coding sequence ATGTTCCGTCTCGCGATACACATGGTCGGACACCGGATCGCCGCGCTGATCGCGGTGGCCTGCGCGGTCCTCGGCGGCGCGGCACTGATCACCGCCACCGGCGTACTGGCCGAGTCCGGCCTCCGCTCCCATCTGCCCGCCGGCCGGCTCGCCGGCGCGGACGTCGTGGTCGCGGCCGACCAGGAGTTCCATCCGGCCGGTGAGCCTCCGCTCGCGCTCCCGGAGCGGCGCAGGGTCCCGTCCCGCCTGGTCGGCGAGCTGGCCGGGCTGCCCGGTGTCACCGCGGCGGTCGGCGACATCAGCTTCCCGGCGGCTCTCCTCGACGCCCGCGGCCGGGTCGTACCGGCCGGAGACCCCCAGGTGGCGGGGCACGGCTGGTCCTCGACGAAGCTGGTGAAGCCGTCGGCCGGCGCGCAGCTCGACGGCGGCGCGCCGACCGGTTCCGGCGAGGTCGCCGTGGACAGCGCCACCGCTGCCGCGGCGGGGATCGAGGCGGGCGACAGTGTGCGGGTCGTCGTCGACGGCCGGCCCGCCGCCGGCTACCGCGTCTCGGCGGTCGTCGACGCGCCCGGTGCGGGGATCTTCTTCGCCGACCCGACCGCCGCACACCTGGCCGGTCGCGCGGACCGCGTCGACCTGGTGGGCCTGCGCACCGAGCCCGGCGCCGGGCAGCGCGTCGCCGCCGAGGTCCGGACGAGGCTGAAGGGCACCGGTCTGCTGACCGTCACCGGAGCCGACCGGGGCGACACGGCCGCACCCGGCGCCGGTGCGTCCCGCTCGCTGCTGGTCCTCCTCGCCGGTTCGCTCTCCGGGATCGTCCTGCTGATCACCGGGTTCGTGATGGCGAGCGCGCTGGCCGTGTCGATCGCCGGACAGCGCCGCGACCTGGCGCTGATGCGGGCCGTCGGCGCGACCCCGAGGCAGATCCGCCGCCTGGCCGCCGCCCAGTCCACCGTCGTCGCGGCCGTGGCCCTGGGGCCCGGCGTGGGGCTCGGCTATCTGCTGGCCGGGCAGTTCCGGCGACTGCTCGCGGACCGCGGCGTCGTACCGTCCGAACTCCCCCTGACGTACAGCCCGTTGCCCGCCCTCGCGGCGATCCTCCTGCTGGTCCTGGCCGTCCAGGTGTCGGCCCGCTGCTCGGCCTGGCGCACCTCGCGGATGCCGGCCACCGAAGCGGTCGCGGAATCGCGCAGCGAGCCGCGCGAGCCGTCGCGGACCCGGACGCGCGTCGGCGTGCTCGTCATCGTCGCCGCGACCGCTCTGTCGGCGCTGCCGCTCTTCTCCCGCACCGTCATCGGCGCGACGGCCACGTCCATCGCGGGCATCCTCGGGGCGATCGGCCTGGCGCTGGCCGGCCCGGCGCTCGTCCGGGGCGTCGGCGGCGCCGCGGCCCGTGCGACAGGGTCGGGCGCCTCCGCCCCCACCTGGCTGGCGATGGCCAACCTCCGCTCCTACGCCCTGCGCAACGCGGGGATCGTCAGCACCCTGGCCATGGCGGTCGTCTTCGTGCTGACGTACACCCTCACCCAGACCACCGTGCTGGCCGCCACCGCCGACGACACCCGCACCGGCACCCTCGCCCAGCAGCGCCTGACCGCCCCCGGCCTGGGCGGACTGCCCACCGACACACTCGCCGCCGTACGGAACACGCCCGGTGTACGGGCCGCGGCCCCGGTCGGCACGACCACCGTGGTGTGGCAGTACCGGCAGTTCGGCGACACGGTGAGCGAGTCGGGTCCCGCGACGATCCTCACCCCGGACGCCTCCGAGGTCCTCGACCTCGACGTACGCGACGGCAGCCTTGACCGCCTACGCGGTGCCACCGTCGCCGTCAGCGGCGACGCCGCCCGCACCCGCTCCGCGACGGTGGGCCGCCGGGTGAGCCTGGTCCTCGGCGACGGCGCGCGGGTCGTCGCCGAGGTCGTCGCCGTGTACGACCGTGGCCTCGGCTTCGGCGAGGTGGTGCTCTCCCACGACCTGGCCGCCGGACACACCACGACGACGCTGGACCAGTCCCTCCTGATCCGTACGGACGGCACGGCGACGGCCCGGCAGAGCCTCACGGCGCTCGCGGCGTCCCGCCCCGGCCTGGCACTCCAGCCCGCGAGCCTGCCCTCCGCCGGCGGCTTGAAGGACGCCCCGCCCGAGGTGTGGATCAACCTGGCCACCATCGTGGTCCTGCTCGTCTACCTGCTGCTCAGCATCGCCAACAAGCTCGTCGCGGCCACCGCCCAGCGCCGGGTCGAGCTGGGCGCGCTCCGGCTGAACGGCACCACACCCCGTCAGATCCGGTCGATGATGCGCCGCGAGGCCGCGGTGACCGCCGCCACCGCGCTCGTCACCGCACTGCTGCTCTCCGCGCTCCCCCTCGCCCTGCTGGGCCAGGGATTCCTCGGCCGCCCCTGGCCCGCGGGCCCCGTCTGGCTCCTGCCCGGCCTCGCGCTCACGGTCACCGTCACGGCCTTCCTCACCATCGAACTCCCCACCCGCCAGGCACTGCGCACCGCACCGGCCGAGGCCATCCGCGCCCACTGA
- a CDS encoding sensor histidine kinase: MAIQRDAAVDSAADSTADSTAGDRSEGLKDESLKDIVVRTLGAAGAAITRLVSGLTTALLALLVLLWLAVTAVTSVVGVGLLMVPALLRALHAVAGRERDRLGRWGPEVVAPQPPPTRLRLALVDATTRRELRWLVRHATLGFLLGLLGVYLPLAAVRDAAFPLYWAFLPKGATATSLAVGSAHSWPAALAVALLGVGWIAIILGLTPGMARLQARPGRELLAAGPETDLSLRVAELTATRAAALDAHATELRRIERSLHDGAQNRLVSVTVLVGAARRMVARDPAGADELLERAQSAAEQALAELRTVARGILPPVLADRGLAGALSGLAADCAVPCRIDVDVPERCAASVEATAYFVLAEALTNIAKHSGAGHATVTAHGRGGRLLLRVEDDGRGGAEADGGTGLTGIRRRVAAHDGSLSLASPPGGPTVLKVDLPCGA; the protein is encoded by the coding sequence ATGGCGATCCAGCGGGACGCGGCCGTCGACTCGGCGGCCGACTCGACGGCCGACTCGACGGCCGGTGACCGGTCGGAGGGCCTCAAGGACGAGAGTCTCAAGGACATCGTCGTACGGACCCTCGGTGCCGCGGGCGCCGCGATCACCCGGCTCGTCTCCGGGCTCACCACGGCTCTGCTCGCCCTGCTCGTCCTGCTGTGGCTGGCCGTCACCGCCGTGACGAGCGTGGTCGGGGTGGGACTGCTCATGGTGCCCGCGCTGCTGCGCGCCCTGCATGCCGTGGCGGGCCGGGAACGCGACCGGCTCGGCCGCTGGGGCCCCGAGGTCGTCGCCCCGCAGCCCCCGCCCACGCGGCTGCGGCTCGCCCTCGTCGACGCCACCACCCGCCGCGAGCTGCGCTGGCTGGTCCGGCACGCCACGCTGGGGTTCCTGCTCGGGCTGCTCGGCGTCTACCTGCCGCTCGCCGCCGTGCGCGACGCCGCCTTCCCGCTGTACTGGGCGTTCCTGCCCAAGGGCGCGACCGCCACCTCCCTGGCGGTCGGCAGCGCGCACTCCTGGCCGGCCGCCCTCGCCGTGGCACTGCTGGGCGTGGGCTGGATCGCCATCATCCTGGGGCTGACCCCCGGGATGGCCCGGCTCCAGGCCCGGCCGGGACGCGAACTCCTCGCGGCCGGTCCGGAAACGGATCTGTCGCTCCGGGTCGCCGAACTCACCGCCACCCGCGCCGCCGCCCTCGACGCCCACGCCACCGAACTGCGCCGTATCGAGCGCTCTTTGCACGACGGCGCCCAGAACCGGCTGGTCTCCGTCACCGTGCTGGTCGGGGCGGCCCGGCGCATGGTGGCCCGTGACCCGGCCGGCGCCGACGAGCTCCTGGAACGCGCCCAGTCCGCGGCCGAACAGGCGCTGGCCGAGCTGCGTACGGTCGCGCGCGGCATCCTGCCGCCGGTGCTGGCCGACCGGGGGCTCGCGGGCGCGCTCTCCGGTCTCGCCGCGGACTGCGCGGTGCCCTGCCGGATCGACGTGGACGTGCCCGAACGCTGTGCCGCCTCCGTCGAGGCCACCGCCTACTTCGTCCTCGCCGAGGCCCTGACCAACATCGCCAAGCACAGCGGCGCCGGACACGCCACCGTCACGGCCCACGGCCGGGGCGGCCGCCTCCTGCTCCGCGTCGAGGACGACGGCCGGGGCGGCGCCGAAGCGGACGGCGGGACCGGACTCACCGGCATCCGCCGCCGGGTCGCGGCGCACGACGGAAGTCTCTCCCTGGCCAGCCCGCCCGGCGGCCCGACCGTCCTGAAAGTGGACCTGCCCTGTGGAGCATGA
- a CDS encoding lamin tail domain-containing protein yields MSTSASVTARRLTAAALTAGALVGAMALPASASDHARPNRPEVRISAVQYDAPGRDDRSRSSLNREWVELTNTTRHTINLDGWTLKNEDGRTYTFHHYRLEGRSTVRVHTGEGRDSRRDLFQDRNREVWDNRSDTVTLRNDHGRFVDDESWGRNRHHGGGHHGGGHHGGGHHGDNRH; encoded by the coding sequence TTGTCCACTTCCGCTTCTGTCACCGCTCGTCGTCTGACCGCCGCCGCCCTCACGGCCGGCGCCCTGGTCGGCGCGATGGCACTGCCGGCGTCCGCGTCCGACCACGCTCGTCCCAACCGCCCGGAGGTGCGGATCAGCGCCGTCCAGTACGACGCCCCGGGACGTGACGACCGCTCCCGGAGCTCGCTGAACAGGGAGTGGGTGGAACTCACCAACACCACGCGCCACACGATCAACCTCGACGGCTGGACCCTCAAGAACGAGGACGGCCGCACCTACACCTTCCACCACTACCGCCTGGAGGGCCGCTCCACGGTCCGCGTCCACACCGGCGAGGGCCGCGACAGCCGTCGGGACCTCTTCCAGGACCGTAACAGGGAGGTGTGGGACAACCGCTCCGACACCGTCACCCTGCGCAACGACCACGGCCGCTTCGTCGACGACGAGTCCTGGGGCCGCAACCGTCACCACGGCGGCGGGCACCACGGCGGCGGGCACCACGGCGGCGGCCACCACGGCGACAACCGCCACTGA
- a CDS encoding sugar ABC transporter substrate-binding protein: protein MGLGAGLRAVKRRSLTRASVAVAVAAGLALSGACDGSDGNSDGDGDDSLAVGVLLPGGGASRFGQFDKPLLVQQLKRLCPDCPAPTVAATSDPAVQRQQIESMITRQVDVLILAAVDPQLLRPSVEAAHRADIPVVAYDRLAQGPISGYVTFDGATVGRLQGEALLKAMGAEARGEQIVMMNGATTDPNAGWFKRGALSVLEGKVEIGKSYDTVGWRPENAFVNMTNAIAALGAGAIDGVLAANDSLAGAVVAALNAAEVTPLPPITGQDADLAGVRRIVRGDQYMTVYKPFAPAAGAAAKMAVALGRGETVDSLASGTVDNATTENIPAVLLPSVPVTVGNIKDTVVKDGMYTIDQICTPELRSACAKAGLT from the coding sequence ATGGGTCTCGGTGCCGGCCTTCGGGCCGTGAAGCGTAGGTCCCTCACCCGCGCGTCCGTGGCGGTCGCGGTCGCCGCCGGGCTCGCCCTGTCCGGGGCCTGCGACGGAAGCGACGGAAACAGCGACGGAGACGGCGACGACAGTCTCGCCGTCGGGGTGCTGCTCCCGGGGGGCGGGGCCTCGCGTTTCGGGCAGTTCGACAAGCCCCTGCTCGTGCAGCAGCTGAAGCGACTCTGCCCGGACTGTCCGGCGCCGACCGTCGCCGCCACGTCCGACCCGGCCGTCCAGCGGCAGCAGATCGAGTCCATGATCACCCGACAGGTCGACGTCCTGATCCTCGCCGCCGTCGACCCCCAGCTGCTGCGCCCGTCGGTCGAGGCCGCACACCGGGCCGACATCCCGGTCGTCGCCTACGACCGGCTCGCCCAGGGCCCCATCTCCGGTTACGTCACCTTCGACGGCGCGACGGTCGGCAGACTCCAGGGCGAGGCGCTCCTGAAGGCCATGGGCGCCGAGGCGCGCGGCGAACAGATCGTCATGATGAACGGCGCCACGACCGACCCCAACGCCGGCTGGTTCAAGCGGGGCGCGCTCTCCGTCCTCGAGGGCAAGGTCGAGATCGGCAAGTCGTACGACACCGTCGGCTGGCGCCCGGAGAACGCCTTCGTGAACATGACCAACGCCATCGCCGCCCTGGGCGCGGGCGCCATCGACGGCGTCCTGGCCGCCAACGACAGCCTCGCCGGCGCCGTGGTCGCGGCCCTCAACGCCGCCGAGGTCACGCCGCTGCCGCCGATCACCGGCCAGGACGCCGACCTCGCGGGCGTGCGGCGCATCGTCCGGGGCGACCAGTACATGACCGTCTACAAGCCGTTCGCGCCCGCGGCCGGCGCCGCCGCGAAGATGGCCGTCGCCCTGGGGCGCGGCGAGACGGTGGACTCGCTCGCCTCGGGCACCGTCGACAACGCCACCACCGAGAACATTCCGGCGGTCCTGCTCCCGTCGGTCCCGGTGACCGTCGGCAACATCAAGGACACTGTGGTCAAGGACGGTATGTACACCATCGACCAGATCTGTACCCCCGAGCTCAGGTCCGCCTGTGCCAAGGCCGGACTCACTTGA